The following are encoded together in the Cicer arietinum cultivar CDC Frontier isolate Library 1 chromosome 2, Cicar.CDCFrontier_v2.0, whole genome shotgun sequence genome:
- the LOC101502603 gene encoding EID1-like F-box protein 2 has protein sequence MILTKQYRCVHSSSCQCTKGHLSEDVIFLVFNNLNWNPKLIATLSCVCKWFDDLAKRVLWKEFCRTRVPKMMLDLQSSGTHSIDGNWRALGKLLIYCSGCKKGGLFKNVHIPGHFVYRTRFSKTSGKSFLLPQCINDVLYVSDPCEHLDQGEEGDIGFFRGVFKSFATTNVRRMLINKGAQLHPTEVCPYCKARLWSMLQANMIPQTASCRLGSYEECVDYHVCLNGHMVGICTLLPLSDSEEASEKE, from the coding sequence ATGATTCTCACAAAGCAGTACCGATGCGTACACTCTTCTTCTTGCCAATGCACTAAAGGTCATTTAAGTGAAGATGTGATATTCTTGGTGTTTAACAATTTGAATTGGAACCCTAAGCTAATAGCTACTTTGTCATGTGTTTGCAAATGGTTCGATGACCTTGCGAAGCGAGTTCTATGGAAAGAGTTTTGTCGAACAAGAGTTCCTAAGATGATGCTTGATCTACAATCTAGTGGAACTCATAGTATTGATGGAAACTGGAGAGCCCTAGGGAAGCTGCTTATATACTGTTCGGGTTGCAAGAAAGGCGGTTTGTTCAAGAACGTACACATCCCCGGTCATTTTGTTTACCGGACTAGATTTTCTAAAACGTCTGGAAAGAGCTTTCTTTTGCCGCAATGTATAAACGATGTTTTGTATGTGTCAGATCCTTGTGAGCATCTTGACCAAGGTGAAGAAGGAGATATAGGATTCTTCCGCGGCGTTTTCAAGTCGTTTGCTACTACAAATGTTCGGAGGATGCTTATTAACAAAGGTGCTCAGCTCCATCCAACAGAAGTTTGTCCTTATTGTAAAGCGAGGTTGTGGAGCATGCTGCAGGCTAATATGATCCCGCAAACTGCTAGTTGCAGGTTGGGTTCATATGAAGAATGCGTCGATTATCATGTGTGCCTTAATGGTCACATGGTTGGGATCTGCACCCTGTTACCTTTGTCTGATTCAGAAGAGGCATCTGAGAAGGAGTAA
- the LOC101503129 gene encoding uncharacterized protein isoform X2 → MVQSQDTSFIFLIQPVTAFMPLNWNVKGNAVGTKKERVTVAECKGHDAARFNSIDHVHGWDKEITGMVEQKDGKKRISVSFECETLKAEDAAEDHIRQFMPKLAGMDAVVNIGKMTISGLDFGADEEETELKI, encoded by the exons ATGGTTCAATCTCAGGACACTTCATTCATCTTCCTCATTCAACCTGTTACGGCCTTCATGCCTCTG AATTGGAATGTGAAAGGGAATGCAGTAGGG ACAAAGAAAGAACGGGTCACTGTTGCGGAGTGCAAAGGCCACGATGCTGCTCGGTTCAATAGCATTGATCACGTTCATGG TTGGGATAAGGAGATCACGGGTATGGTTGAACAAAAGGATGGGAAGAAAAGAATATCGGTTTCATTTGAGTGTGAGACACTGAAAGCGGAGGATGCAGCTGAAGACCACATCAGACAATTCATGCCAAAATTAGCAGGGATGGATGCTGTTG TTAACATTGGAAAGATGACAATTTCTGGGTTGGACTTTGGAGCAGATGAAGAAGAAACTGAGTTGAAAATTTGA
- the LOC101503129 gene encoding uncharacterized protein isoform X3 gives MVQSQDTSFIFLIQPVTAFMPLTKKERVTVAECKGHDAARFNSIDHVHGWDKEITGMVEQKDGKKRISVSFECETLKAEDAAEDHIRQFMPKLAGMDAVVNIGKMTISGLDFGADEEETELKI, from the exons ATGGTTCAATCTCAGGACACTTCATTCATCTTCCTCATTCAACCTGTTACGGCCTTCATGCCTCTG ACAAAGAAAGAACGGGTCACTGTTGCGGAGTGCAAAGGCCACGATGCTGCTCGGTTCAATAGCATTGATCACGTTCATGG TTGGGATAAGGAGATCACGGGTATGGTTGAACAAAAGGATGGGAAGAAAAGAATATCGGTTTCATTTGAGTGTGAGACACTGAAAGCGGAGGATGCAGCTGAAGACCACATCAGACAATTCATGCCAAAATTAGCAGGGATGGATGCTGTTG TTAACATTGGAAAGATGACAATTTCTGGGTTGGACTTTGGAGCAGATGAAGAAGAAACTGAGTTGAAAATTTGA
- the LOC101503129 gene encoding uncharacterized protein isoform X1, which translates to MEGVASIALLPNGSISGHFIHLPHSTCYGLHASELECERECSRGEDYRLIKLTITDFNTKKERVTVAECKGHDAARFNSIDHVHGWDKEITGMVEQKDGKKRISVSFECETLKAEDAAEDHIRQFMPKLAGMDAVVNIGKMTISGLDFGADEEETELKI; encoded by the exons atGGAAGGAGTAGCATCAATAGCATTACTTCCAAATGGTTCAATCTCAGGACACTTCATTCATCTTCCTCATTCAACCTGTTACGGCCTTCATGCCTCTG AATTGGAATGTGAAAGGGAATGCAGTAGGGGTGAGGATTATCGCCTCATCAAACTCACAATCACAGATTTCAAT ACAAAGAAAGAACGGGTCACTGTTGCGGAGTGCAAAGGCCACGATGCTGCTCGGTTCAATAGCATTGATCACGTTCATGG TTGGGATAAGGAGATCACGGGTATGGTTGAACAAAAGGATGGGAAGAAAAGAATATCGGTTTCATTTGAGTGTGAGACACTGAAAGCGGAGGATGCAGCTGAAGACCACATCAGACAATTCATGCCAAAATTAGCAGGGATGGATGCTGTTG TTAACATTGGAAAGATGACAATTTCTGGGTTGGACTTTGGAGCAGATGAAGAAGAAACTGAGTTGAAAATTTGA
- the LOC101503674 gene encoding chaperone protein ClpB3, chloroplastic isoform X1: MAWQAIVSSPEVAKQNKHQIVETEHLMKALLEQKNGLARRIFSKAGVDNTRLLEATDKHIQRQPKVLGESAGAMLGRDLEALIQRARDFKKEYGDSFVSVEHLVLGFAQDRRFGKILFRDFQISQQALKAAIESIRGKQSVIDQDPEGKYEALEKYGKDLTAMAKAGKLDPVIGRDDEIRRCIQILSRRTKNNPVLIGEPGVGKTAISEGLAQRIVQGDVPQALMNRRLISLDMGALIAGAKYRGEFEDRLKAVLKEVTESDGQTILFIDEIHTVVGAGATNGAMDAGNLLKPMLGRGELRCIGATTLDEYRKYIEKDPALERRFQQVYVDQPSVENTISILRGLRERYELHHGVRISDTALVDAAILSDRYISGRFLPDKAIDLVDEAAAKLKMEITSKPTALDEINRSVLKLEMERLSLMNDTDKASKDRLNRLETELSLLKEKQDELTQQWEHEKSVMTRLQSIKEEIDRVNLEIQQAEREYDLNRAAELKYGSLNSLQRQLEGAEKELHEYMSSGKSMLREEVTGNDIAEIVSKWTGIPISKLQQSEREKLLYLEDELHKRVVGQDPAVKAVAEAIQRSRAGLSDPHRPIASFMFMGPTGVGKTELAKALASYLFNTEEALVRIDMSEYMEKHTVSRLIGAPPGYVGYEEGGQLTETVRRRPYAVILFDEIEKAHSDVFNVFLQILDDGRVTDSQGRTISFTNTVIIMTSNVGSQYILNPDDDTAPKDSAYETMKNRVMDAARSIFRPEFMNRVDEYIVFRPLDRDQISSIVRLQLERVQKRIADRKMKIHVTEAAIQLLGSLGYDPNYGARPVKRVIQQNVENELAKGILRGEFKDEDTILVDTEVTILANGQIPQQKLVFKRVEAGSGSNSTKDSREGFPQML, from the exons ATGGCATGGCAAGCAATCGTGTCATCCCCAGAAGTGGCAAAGCAGAACAAGCATCAGATTGTGGAGACAGAGCACTTAATGAAAGCTTTATTAGAGCAAAAGAATGGGCTTGCTCGCCGCATCTTTTCCAAGGCTGGGGTCGATAACACCCGGCTTCTAGAAGCTACCGATAAGCACATTCAGCGCCAGCCCAAG GTTCTTGGGGAATCAGCCGGTGCAATGCTGGGGCGTGATTTGGAGGCATTGATTCAGAGAGCCAGGGATTTCAAGAAAGAATATGGAGACTCATTTGTATCAGTTGAACACTTGGTTCTTGGTTTTGCCCAAGATCGACGATTTGGGAAGATATTGTTTAGAGATTTTCAAATATCTCAGCAAGCTCTAAAAGCTGCTATAGAATCCATAAGGGGAAAACAGTCGGTTATTGATCAAG ATCCTGAAGGAAAATATGAAGCCTTGGAAAAATATGGGAAAGATTTGACAGCGATGGCCAAAGCAGGAAAACTTGACCCTGTTATAGGAAGAGACGATGAAATACGCAGGTGCATTCAAATTCTCTCCAGGAGAACAAAGAATAATCCTGTGCTAATTGGTGAGCCTGGTGTTGGAAAGACTGCAATTTCTGAAGG ACTTGCTCAGAGAATTGTTCAAGGAGATGTCCCTCAAGCTTTGATGAATCGAAGG CTTATATCTCTTGATATGGGTGCACTTATTGCTGGAGCAAAATATCGGGGAGAATTTGAGGACAGGCTAAAAGCTGTTCTCAAAGAAGTTACTGAATCTGATGGTCAGACTATACTATTCATCGATGAGATCCATACGGTTGTTGGGGCAG GTGCTACAAATGGTGCTATGGATGCTGGTAATCTCTTAAAGCCTATGCTTGGTCGAGGGGAGCTTCGATGTATTGGTGCAACAACATTAGATGAGTATCGGAAGTATATTGAGAAGGATCCTGCACTAGAACGCCGCTTTCAACAGGTTTATGTTGACCAACCTTCAGTTGAAAATACGATTTCAATACTAAGGGGCCTGCGGGAAAGATATGAGTTGCATCATGGAGTTCGAATTTCTGACACTGCACTTGTGGATGCTGCTATTCTCTCAGATCGGTACATAAGTGGGAGGTTTTTGCCAGACAAAG CTATTGATCTGGTCGACGAAGCGGCTGCTAAACTGAAAATGGAAATCACTTCTAAGCCTACTGCACTTGATGAGATTAATAGGTCAGTTTTGAAACTAGAGATGGAGAGACTATCTCTCATGAATGATACAGACAAAGCTTCTAAAGATAGATTAAACCGTCTTGAGACAGAGCTCTCTCTCTTAAAAGAGAAACAAGATGAGCTGACTCAACAATGGGAGCATGAAAAGTCCGTAATGACTCGCCTTCAGTCAATCAAAGAAGAG ATAGACAGGGTAAACCTTGAGATCCAACAGGCCGAGCGGGAGTATGATCTTAATCGTGCTGCTGAATTAAAGTATGGCAGTTTAAACTCTTTGCAACGACAACTCGAGGGTGCAGAGAAGGAGTTACATGAATATATGAGCTCTGGTAAGTCTATGTTGAGAGAGGAAGTTACTGGGAATGatattgctgaaattgtgagcaAGTGGACTGGTATCCCAATCTCTAAACTTCAACAATCAGAGAGAGAGAAGTTGTTATATTTAGAGGACGAACTCCATAAGCGTGTGGTAGGTCAAGATCCTGCTGTCAAGGCAGTAGCCGAGGCGATCCAACGTTCGAGAGCAGGTCTTTCAGATCCTCATCGCCCAATCGCAAGCTTCATGTTCATGGGCCCCACAGGTGTAGGAAAGACTGAGCTAGCCAAGGCCCTTGCTTCCTACTTGTTTAATACCGAAGAAGCACTTGTGCGGATTGATATGAGCGAGTATATGGAAAAGCATACGGTATCAAGATTGATCGGAGCTCCACCTGGATACGTTGGGTACGAAGAGGGAGGGCAACTAACAGAGACAGTTCGTCGAAGACCTTATGCAGTTATTTTGTTCGATGAGATTGAGAAGGCACATTCTGATGTTTTCAATGTATTCCTTCAAATTTTGGATGATGGAAGAGTAACCGATTCACAGGGCCGCACGATCAGTTTTACCAACACTGTTATCATTATGACCTCAAACGTTGGATCACAGTACATTCTCAACCCAGATGATGACACTGCACCAAAAGACTCAGCATATGAAACCATGAAGAACCGGGTAATGGACGCTGCAAGATCCATTTTTCGCCCTGAGTTCATGAATAGAGTTGATGAGTATATTGTTTTCCGACCTCTTGACCGTGACCAAATAAGTAGCATTGTCAGGTTACAG TTGGAGCGCGTGCAGAAGAGAATTGCAGACCGCAAAATGAAAATCCACGTAACCGAAGCTGCTATCCAACTTCTTGGAAGTTTAGGGTATGATCCAAACTACGGTGCTAGGCCAGTGAAGCGAGTGATTCAGCAAAATGTGGAGAATGAACTTGCAAAGGGTATTCTTAGAGGAGAATTTAAGGATGAGGACACCATTTTAGTAGACACAGAAGTCACGATACTTGCCAATGGTCAAATTCCTCAGCAAAAGCTAGTTTTTAAAAGGGTTGAAGCTGGTTCAGGATCTAATAGTACTAAAGACAGCCGGGAAGGTTTTCCACAGATGCTATGA
- the LOC101503674 gene encoding chaperone protein ClpB3, chloroplastic isoform X2 has protein sequence MMPSTSSFSTLILNHSVPIFRNLNYFQFSPFHFSVASSLKSNSLKTLNSLPFKNKEHFSNGYLRIRRNPKQFTVRCTDSTGKVXQQEFTEMAWQAIVSSPEVAKQNKHQIVETEHLMKALLEQKNGLARRIFSKAGVDNTRLLEATDKHIQRQPKVLGESAGAMLGRDLEALIQRARDFKKEYGDSFVSVEHLVLGFAQDRRFGKILFRDFQISQQALKAAIESIRGKQSVIDQDPEGKYEALEKYGKDLTAMAKAGKLDPVIGRDDEIRRCIQILSRRTKNNPVLIGEPGVGKTAISEGLAQRIVQGDVPQALMNRRLISLDMGALIAGAKYRGEFEDRLKAVLKEVTESDGQTILFIDEIHTVVGAGATNGAMDAGNLLKPMLGRGELRCIGATTLDEYRKYIEKDPALERRFQQVYVDQPSVENTISILRGLRERYELHHGVRISDTALVDAAILSDRYISGRFLPDKAIDLVDEAAAKLKMEITSKPTALDEINRSVLKLEMERLSLMNDTDKASKDRLNRLETELSLLKEKQDELTQQWEHEKSVMTRLQSIKEEIDRVNLEIQQAEREYDLNRAAELKYGSLNSLQRQLEGAEKELHEYMSSGKSMLREEVTGNDIAEIVSKWTGIPISKLQQSEREKLLYLEDELHKRVVGQDPAVKAVAEAIQRSRAGLSDPHRPIASFMFMGPTGVGKTELAKALASYLFNTEEALVRIDMSEYMEKHTVSRLIGAPPGYVGYEEGGQLTETVRRRPYAVILFDEIEKAHSDVFNVFLQILDDGRVTDSQGRTISFTNTVIIMTSNVGSQYILNPDDDTAPKDSAYETMKNRVMDAARSIFRPEFMNRVDEYIVFRPLDRDQISSIVRLQLERVQKRIADRKMKIHVTEAAIQLLGSLGYDPNYGARPVKRVIQQNVENELAKGILRGEFKDEDTILVDTEVTILANGQIPQQKLVFKRVEAGSGSNSTKDSREGFPQML, from the exons ATGATGCCTTCTACGTCGTCGTTTTCGACTCTCATTCTAAACCACTCCGTTCCTATTTTCCGCAACCTTAACTATTTTCAATTCTCTCCGTTTCACTTCTCCGTTGCCTCTTCCTTAAAATCCAATTCCCTTAAGACGTTAAATTCACTCCCCTTCAAGAATAAAGAACATTTTTCTAATGGCTATTTGAGAATTAGAAGAAACCCTAAACAATTCACTGTTCGCTGCACCGATTCAACTGGAAAGgt NNNNCAGCAGGAATTCACAGAAATGGCATGGCAAGCAATCGTGTCATCCCCAGAAGTGGCAAAGCAGAACAAGCATCAGATTGTGGAGACAGAGCACTTAATGAAAGCTTTATTAGAGCAAAAGAATGGGCTTGCTCGCCGCATCTTTTCCAAGGCTGGGGTCGATAACACCCGGCTTCTAGAAGCTACCGATAAGCACATTCAGCGCCAGCCCAAG GTTCTTGGGGAATCAGCCGGTGCAATGCTGGGGCGTGATTTGGAGGCATTGATTCAGAGAGCCAGGGATTTCAAGAAAGAATATGGAGACTCATTTGTATCAGTTGAACACTTGGTTCTTGGTTTTGCCCAAGATCGACGATTTGGGAAGATATTGTTTAGAGATTTTCAAATATCTCAGCAAGCTCTAAAAGCTGCTATAGAATCCATAAGGGGAAAACAGTCGGTTATTGATCAAG ATCCTGAAGGAAAATATGAAGCCTTGGAAAAATATGGGAAAGATTTGACAGCGATGGCCAAAGCAGGAAAACTTGACCCTGTTATAGGAAGAGACGATGAAATACGCAGGTGCATTCAAATTCTCTCCAGGAGAACAAAGAATAATCCTGTGCTAATTGGTGAGCCTGGTGTTGGAAAGACTGCAATTTCTGAAGG ACTTGCTCAGAGAATTGTTCAAGGAGATGTCCCTCAAGCTTTGATGAATCGAAGG CTTATATCTCTTGATATGGGTGCACTTATTGCTGGAGCAAAATATCGGGGAGAATTTGAGGACAGGCTAAAAGCTGTTCTCAAAGAAGTTACTGAATCTGATGGTCAGACTATACTATTCATCGATGAGATCCATACGGTTGTTGGGGCAG GTGCTACAAATGGTGCTATGGATGCTGGTAATCTCTTAAAGCCTATGCTTGGTCGAGGGGAGCTTCGATGTATTGGTGCAACAACATTAGATGAGTATCGGAAGTATATTGAGAAGGATCCTGCACTAGAACGCCGCTTTCAACAGGTTTATGTTGACCAACCTTCAGTTGAAAATACGATTTCAATACTAAGGGGCCTGCGGGAAAGATATGAGTTGCATCATGGAGTTCGAATTTCTGACACTGCACTTGTGGATGCTGCTATTCTCTCAGATCGGTACATAAGTGGGAGGTTTTTGCCAGACAAAG CTATTGATCTGGTCGACGAAGCGGCTGCTAAACTGAAAATGGAAATCACTTCTAAGCCTACTGCACTTGATGAGATTAATAGGTCAGTTTTGAAACTAGAGATGGAGAGACTATCTCTCATGAATGATACAGACAAAGCTTCTAAAGATAGATTAAACCGTCTTGAGACAGAGCTCTCTCTCTTAAAAGAGAAACAAGATGAGCTGACTCAACAATGGGAGCATGAAAAGTCCGTAATGACTCGCCTTCAGTCAATCAAAGAAGAG ATAGACAGGGTAAACCTTGAGATCCAACAGGCCGAGCGGGAGTATGATCTTAATCGTGCTGCTGAATTAAAGTATGGCAGTTTAAACTCTTTGCAACGACAACTCGAGGGTGCAGAGAAGGAGTTACATGAATATATGAGCTCTGGTAAGTCTATGTTGAGAGAGGAAGTTACTGGGAATGatattgctgaaattgtgagcaAGTGGACTGGTATCCCAATCTCTAAACTTCAACAATCAGAGAGAGAGAAGTTGTTATATTTAGAGGACGAACTCCATAAGCGTGTGGTAGGTCAAGATCCTGCTGTCAAGGCAGTAGCCGAGGCGATCCAACGTTCGAGAGCAGGTCTTTCAGATCCTCATCGCCCAATCGCAAGCTTCATGTTCATGGGCCCCACAGGTGTAGGAAAGACTGAGCTAGCCAAGGCCCTTGCTTCCTACTTGTTTAATACCGAAGAAGCACTTGTGCGGATTGATATGAGCGAGTATATGGAAAAGCATACGGTATCAAGATTGATCGGAGCTCCACCTGGATACGTTGGGTACGAAGAGGGAGGGCAACTAACAGAGACAGTTCGTCGAAGACCTTATGCAGTTATTTTGTTCGATGAGATTGAGAAGGCACATTCTGATGTTTTCAATGTATTCCTTCAAATTTTGGATGATGGAAGAGTAACCGATTCACAGGGCCGCACGATCAGTTTTACCAACACTGTTATCATTATGACCTCAAACGTTGGATCACAGTACATTCTCAACCCAGATGATGACACTGCACCAAAAGACTCAGCATATGAAACCATGAAGAACCGGGTAATGGACGCTGCAAGATCCATTTTTCGCCCTGAGTTCATGAATAGAGTTGATGAGTATATTGTTTTCCGACCTCTTGACCGTGACCAAATAAGTAGCATTGTCAGGTTACAG TTGGAGCGCGTGCAGAAGAGAATTGCAGACCGCAAAATGAAAATCCACGTAACCGAAGCTGCTATCCAACTTCTTGGAAGTTTAGGGTATGATCCAAACTACGGTGCTAGGCCAGTGAAGCGAGTGATTCAGCAAAATGTGGAGAATGAACTTGCAAAGGGTATTCTTAGAGGAGAATTTAAGGATGAGGACACCATTTTAGTAGACACAGAAGTCACGATACTTGCCAATGGTCAAATTCCTCAGCAAAAGCTAGTTTTTAAAAGGGTTGAAGCTGGTTCAGGATCTAATAGTACTAAAGACAGCCGGGAAGGTTTTCCACAGATGCTATGA
- the LOC101504001 gene encoding membrane-anchored ubiquitin-fold protein 2-like produces MTGRQDQLEIKFRLSDGSDIGPKSFAAATSIATLKEIILTQWPKDKEYGPRSVKDVKLISAGKILENNKTVGECQSPLCNLPGGVTTMLVVVQPPNLDKGEKEASEAHQSKCVCVIL; encoded by the exons ATGACTGGAAGACAAGATCAATTAGAGATCAAGTTTAGGTTGAGTGATGGATCCGATATTGGACCCAAAAGTTTTGCTGCTGCTACTAGTATTGCAACATTGAAAGAAATTATTCTTACTCAATGGCCAAAAG ataaGGAGTATGGACCAAGAAGTGTAAAAGATGTGAAGTTAATTAGTGCTGGAAAAATATTGGAGAACAACAAAACAGTAGGGGAATGCCAAAGTCCTTTGTGCAATCTTCCTGGTGGAGTTACAACAATGCTTGTGGTGGTGCAACCACCTAATTTGGATAAAG GTGAAAAAGAAGCAAGTGAAGCACATCAAAGCAAATGTGTTTGTGTTATATTATAG